A genomic segment from Brevibacillus marinus encodes:
- a CDS encoding replication-relaxation family protein, giving the protein MIPIEDGRVIKNLTERDIQLLQDLYQYQVLNIKQIRKLHFSNSEKYVYKRLFQLKREGFVKSRPLVSGGQKVGAGYFITEKGLRILEEQGLSNKRRARDITPSSKRIPSVIERNELYTQLLPFGWTLINSRDYKKANAINRGALVSGALVRQDGKEYVLYILENNIREQTFHKVCREIKMFRDRNVLILCKGQVVYEKLWESEDLYAKELNILPFHLGMPIMQWLNSNDVLYQMLQRFGVVTQEYNRFHFGDLMVRGDSGAYFVANCLMGDKMALHFLKRYSYDVYQRNGVKVLLLHWDVNQFHFPFDQYPHVQSVPFYLDDLSANLTFVKKITNGDLD; this is encoded by the coding sequence GTGATTCCGATAGAAGATGGGCGTGTTATCAAGAATCTGACGGAAAGGGACATTCAGTTATTGCAGGATTTGTATCAGTATCAGGTCTTGAATATCAAGCAAATTCGGAAGTTGCATTTTTCAAATAGCGAAAAATATGTGTATAAGCGGCTCTTTCAACTTAAAAGAGAGGGATTTGTGAAGTCCAGGCCATTGGTATCAGGAGGGCAAAAGGTTGGGGCCGGTTATTTCATAACTGAAAAAGGCTTGCGGATACTAGAAGAACAAGGATTATCCAATAAAAGACGGGCCAGAGACATTACTCCATCCAGTAAGAGAATTCCCTCTGTGATTGAGCGAAATGAATTGTATACACAGTTATTGCCGTTCGGGTGGACCTTAATCAACAGTCGTGATTACAAGAAGGCGAATGCCATTAATAGAGGAGCCTTGGTGAGTGGTGCATTGGTTCGTCAGGATGGCAAGGAGTACGTCTTATATATCTTGGAAAACAATATACGGGAACAAACCTTTCATAAGGTGTGCCGTGAAATCAAAATGTTTCGTGACCGGAATGTCCTGATTTTATGCAAGGGGCAGGTAGTCTATGAAAAGTTGTGGGAATCCGAAGATTTGTATGCGAAGGAGCTGAATATTCTGCCGTTTCACTTAGGAATGCCGATCATGCAATGGTTGAATTCAAATGACGTTTTGTACCAAATGTTGCAACGATTTGGGGTGGTAACGCAAGAATACAATCGATTCCACTTTGGCGATCTGATGGTACGAGGGGATTCCGGAGCCTATTTTGTAGCTAACTGTCTTATGGGGGATAAAATGGCCCTGCATTTTCTCAAGCGTTATTCCTACGATGTCTACCAACGAAATGGTGTCAAGGTGCTCTTACTACATTGGGACGTAAATCAATTTCATTTCCCCTTTGACCAATATCCTCATGTACAGTCGGTTCCGTTTTACCTGGACGATCTATCGGCCAATCTGACGTTTGTGAAAAAAATCACAAATGGTGATCTGGACTAG
- a CDS encoding type IA DNA topoisomerase has product MSILIIAEKPSAAKAIADAILGQYQKHDGYYQSNKYTVTWAYGHLIGLADPEEYDPKYTKWELKHLPIIPDPIKLSPNPNTLKQLEIIKKLAASCTGIVNAMDREGELIFGFIMEYLKITKPVKRLWTSSLTPDAIRKALATMKNGADYASLLQAAKARSLADWLIGINATRAFSAKHRELLMIGRVQTPVLAMLYDRQQAIDSFQKSKYFEVEATFQQGFQTFKGVWQGPTLTDQAAADHISAKIKGKFAVIKDFQLQVRKENPPKLYDLTSLQQEANAKHGFSAQKTLEIAQSLYEMQAITYPRTSSQYVDETTIEFMQKVYDLVIQKPFGQKLTAGADRLLVHVKNQNLCRPDKIEDHHAILPTEKLPQEMSEEEEKIYEMILRRYLAHFYPPAEFKHYAIITEVEKETFKTNIKELQVLGWKAVNQPEEDPDDHQEQLQVNFQVDPSQPLQCIESTAQEKETRAPKYYTEGSLVAAMKTAGKDIQDPDLRDAMKDSGLGTPATRANIIERLKQVGYIETKGKHLMITSKGKAIIELIRQSGIHVLTSPEMTGEWEKKLNEIAKNKFPVQIYMETVVQFTHYVVQTVKGQRPMAPGAMKQSLGKCPKCQHDVVETKKAFSCSRQKAGCDFVIWKEISKRKISPKNATDLLGKGKTDYLTFVNKKGEKFEARLVLQSNGTIKFEYPIKSRSKP; this is encoded by the coding sequence TTGAGTATCCTGATTATTGCGGAAAAACCATCCGCAGCCAAAGCGATTGCAGACGCAATCTTAGGCCAATATCAAAAACATGATGGGTATTATCAAAGCAACAAGTACACTGTAACTTGGGCATACGGTCACTTAATTGGCCTTGCCGATCCGGAAGAGTACGACCCGAAGTATACCAAATGGGAGTTGAAACACCTTCCGATCATCCCGGACCCAATCAAACTGAGTCCAAACCCTAATACGCTCAAACAACTGGAGATTATCAAAAAACTCGCCGCCTCTTGCACCGGTATCGTGAATGCAATGGACAGAGAGGGCGAGTTAATTTTTGGGTTCATCATGGAATACTTGAAGATTACGAAACCAGTGAAACGTTTATGGACCAGTTCCCTGACTCCGGATGCTATACGAAAGGCGTTAGCGACCATGAAAAATGGTGCTGACTATGCTTCGTTGCTGCAGGCAGCAAAAGCTCGTTCTCTGGCGGATTGGCTGATTGGAATCAACGCGACTCGGGCTTTTTCCGCCAAACACCGTGAGTTGCTGATGATCGGTCGGGTGCAAACGCCTGTATTGGCCATGCTGTATGATCGTCAACAAGCCATTGATTCTTTTCAAAAGAGCAAGTATTTCGAAGTGGAAGCCACCTTTCAACAAGGATTTCAAACGTTTAAAGGAGTTTGGCAGGGACCAACCCTGACCGATCAGGCCGCAGCTGATCACATATCCGCCAAAATAAAGGGGAAATTCGCTGTCATTAAAGATTTTCAGTTACAAGTGAGAAAAGAAAATCCACCCAAGCTGTATGATCTGACATCTTTGCAACAAGAAGCGAATGCCAAACACGGCTTTTCGGCCCAAAAAACATTGGAAATTGCACAATCCTTGTATGAGATGCAGGCGATCACATACCCTCGTACCAGTTCTCAATACGTAGATGAGACAACCATCGAGTTTATGCAAAAGGTCTATGATCTGGTGATCCAAAAACCATTTGGACAAAAACTTACAGCTGGAGCTGACCGTCTCCTGGTTCATGTCAAGAATCAAAACTTATGCCGGCCGGACAAGATTGAAGATCATCATGCCATTTTGCCAACGGAAAAACTGCCACAGGAAATGAGCGAAGAAGAGGAAAAAATTTATGAAATGATTTTGCGGCGCTACCTGGCCCATTTCTATCCCCCAGCGGAGTTCAAACACTATGCGATCATCACAGAGGTCGAAAAAGAAACGTTCAAAACCAACATCAAAGAATTACAAGTATTAGGTTGGAAAGCGGTTAATCAACCAGAAGAAGATCCGGACGATCACCAGGAGCAGCTGCAGGTAAACTTCCAGGTCGATCCTTCACAACCCTTGCAATGCATTGAATCCACAGCCCAAGAAAAAGAGACCCGAGCACCCAAATATTACACGGAAGGTTCGTTGGTGGCTGCTATGAAAACGGCCGGCAAAGATATACAAGACCCGGATCTTCGGGATGCAATGAAGGATAGTGGGCTTGGCACACCTGCCACTCGGGCCAATATCATCGAGCGTTTAAAACAAGTTGGTTACATTGAAACCAAAGGAAAACACCTGATGATCACGTCAAAGGGCAAGGCCATCATTGAACTGATACGGCAGTCCGGAATCCATGTTCTCACATCACCTGAAATGACAGGGGAGTGGGAAAAGAAACTCAATGAAATTGCAAAAAATAAGTTTCCCGTACAAATATACATGGAAACAGTCGTCCAATTCACCCATTATGTGGTCCAAACAGTGAAAGGACAGCGACCAATGGCACCGGGTGCTATGAAACAATCATTGGGGAAATGCCCAAAATGCCAGCATGATGTGGTAGAAACCAAAAAGGCGTTTTCTTGCAGCCGGCAAAAAGCTGGGTGTGACTTTGTGATCTGGAAGGAAATCAGCAAACGGAAGATTTCACCCAAAAATGCAACTGATCTTCTGGGGAAAGGGAAAACAGACTACCTTACGTTTGTGAACAAGAAAGGGGAAAAATTTGAAGCACGCTTGGTATTACAGAGTAATGGAACAATCAAATTTGAATATCCGATCAAGTCAAGATCAAAACCATAG
- a CDS encoding macro domain-containing protein — protein sequence MISQYYGDISRCKADAIVNAANGLGFMGGKLGRMIRFRGVAESLHYASEGLIEKEATAICRKRKIDLGDVFVTSAYSLPATYIFHAVTMRKPGQKSTMETIKKCLQNLLKTTIELQVSSVAVPLLGTGVGGLNKNEVQDLIYKELAQSDEVEWIIVAPK from the coding sequence ATGATTTCACAGTATTACGGCGACATTTCCAGGTGTAAAGCAGATGCTATTGTGAACGCCGCAAATGGGTTGGGATTCATGGGCGGGAAGTTAGGTCGTATGATTCGATTTCGTGGGGTTGCGGAAAGCCTGCATTATGCTTCGGAGGGCTTAATTGAAAAGGAAGCAACAGCCATTTGTCGGAAAAGGAAAATCGATTTGGGGGATGTATTTGTAACTTCTGCCTATTCTCTGCCGGCAACGTATATCTTCCATGCGGTTACGATGAGAAAGCCAGGACAAAAATCGACAATGGAAACCATTAAGAAGTGTCTGCAGAATCTCTTGAAAACAACCATTGAACTTCAGGTTTCATCTGTGGCAGTGCCTTTGTTGGGTACAGGTGTAGGTGGCTTAAACAAGAATGAGGTTCAAGACCTTATTTACAAAGAGCTAGCGCAAAGTGATGAGGTCGAGTGGATCATTGTTGCCCCAAAGTGA